A window of the Chloroflexus sp. Y-396-1 genome harbors these coding sequences:
- a CDS encoding alpha/beta fold hydrolase has protein sequence MMILNRCVPFQRDVNGITIAGAIGGSGPPLLLLHGYPQTHAMWHAIAPKLTEQFTVIAADLRGYGDSAKPADDPDHAPYSKRAMAADMVGLMAQLGFTRFFVVGHDRGARVTHRMCLDYPDQVIRAAVLDIVPTHYMYLTADREFATAYYHWFFLIQPAPLPETLIGADPEFWLRSKLAHWGRTPSAFTEEAVAEYLRCFRNPATIAASCADYRAAATIDLEHDEADVRAGRKVDCPLLVLWGAQGFVGRKYNVLEVWRQYASNVQGHSVPGGHFLPEEAPAETLAALQAFLS, from the coding sequence TTGATGATTCTTAACCGTTGTGTTCCATTTCAGCGTGATGTTAACGGTATCACGATTGCCGGTGCGATTGGCGGTAGTGGGCCACCGTTGTTGTTGCTCCACGGCTATCCACAGACGCATGCTATGTGGCACGCTATTGCACCGAAGCTGACCGAGCAATTTACTGTTATTGCCGCCGATTTGCGTGGCTACGGTGACAGCGCGAAACCGGCGGACGATCCTGACCATGCTCCTTACAGCAAGCGGGCAATGGCTGCTGATATGGTTGGCTTGATGGCTCAGCTTGGCTTTACTCGCTTCTTTGTTGTTGGCCATGATCGTGGCGCCCGCGTGACCCACCGGATGTGCCTTGATTATCCAGATCAGGTGATACGAGCAGCGGTGCTTGATATTGTGCCAACCCATTATATGTACCTGACAGCCGACCGCGAATTTGCGACGGCGTATTATCATTGGTTCTTTTTGATTCAACCAGCGCCGTTGCCGGAAACGCTGATTGGCGCCGACCCCGAATTCTGGTTGCGTAGCAAGCTGGCCCACTGGGGAAGAACTCCGAGCGCTTTTACTGAAGAGGCGGTTGCCGAGTACCTACGTTGTTTCCGCAATCCGGCGACTATTGCTGCCAGTTGTGCAGATTATCGCGCCGCAGCAACCATTGATCTGGAACACGACGAGGCTGATGTGCGCGCCGGACGTAAGGTAGACTGCCCGCTCCTGGTATTATGGGGAGCACAGGGGTTTGTTGGTAGAAAGTACAACGTGTTAGAGGTATGGCGGCAGTATGCGTCAAATGTGCAAGGCCATAGTGTCCCCGGTGGTCACTTTTTACCGGAAGAAGCGCCTGCCGAAACTCTGGCCGCATTGCAGGCATTCTTAAGCTGA
- a CDS encoding DMT family transporter has translation MHTVFLQRLNSTWRAAFWMAGALVSFSTMAVGGRELAAELSTFQILFFRSLIGLPLVLLVVLRYGGTAQLRTQRLPLHLVRNVAHFGGQFGWFYGLGFISLAEVFAIEFTVPLWTALLAVVLLGEHLTRVRLLAVILGIIGTLIILRPGVSIVHPAAMAVLLAAFGYATAHTLTKKLVGTESPLAILFYVTLIQLPLGLIPAMGSWTIPSPASWPWVIAVGVSALTAHYCMARALRLADATVVVPLDFLRLPLIALIGAFVYGEEVTWSLALGSLFILAGIMVNLQAEQYRG, from the coding sequence ATGCATACGGTATTTCTTCAGCGTCTCAATTCTACCTGGCGCGCAGCGTTCTGGATGGCTGGCGCACTTGTCTCATTCAGTACGATGGCAGTGGGCGGGCGTGAGCTGGCTGCCGAATTGTCCACCTTTCAAATTCTCTTCTTTCGTAGCCTGATCGGGCTCCCATTAGTGTTACTGGTAGTGCTTCGTTACGGCGGTACAGCCCAACTCCGTACACAGCGGTTACCACTCCATCTGGTAAGGAATGTTGCCCATTTTGGTGGACAGTTTGGCTGGTTCTACGGTCTGGGCTTCATCTCGTTGGCTGAAGTCTTTGCGATAGAGTTTACTGTGCCGTTATGGACGGCATTGCTGGCGGTTGTGTTGTTGGGTGAACATTTAACGCGGGTACGGTTACTTGCAGTAATATTGGGGATCATCGGTACGCTGATCATATTGCGCCCAGGAGTCAGCATTGTCCATCCGGCAGCAATGGCCGTGCTATTAGCCGCGTTCGGCTATGCAACTGCTCACACACTGACCAAGAAACTGGTTGGTACCGAGTCACCACTGGCAATTCTGTTTTATGTGACGCTCATCCAGTTACCACTCGGTTTGATTCCGGCAATGGGATCATGGACAATTCCCTCACCGGCTAGTTGGCCCTGGGTTATTGCCGTGGGGGTATCGGCGCTTACTGCACACTACTGTATGGCACGAGCGTTGCGGTTGGCCGATGCAACGGTTGTGGTGCCACTCGACTTCTTGCGTCTGCCGTTGATTGCACTGATCGGCGCGTTTGTGTACGGTGAAGAAGTTACCTGGTCGTTGGCGCTAGGATCACTCTTCATCCTGGCCGGGATTATGGTTAATCTACAGGCAGAGCAGTATCGAGGCTAA
- a CDS encoding TAXI family TRAP transporter solute-binding subunit, producing the protein MVSRIGVLFLVVALLLVSACGSTTPTTAPTAAPADGQSAPAPAPAQTLRYAFGGGPVGGVFQVYADVLSLIIKEKVPGVDITAEGTGGSAENLRSVNAGDRQFGIVYSGDVALGALGQLPDDPTVYDKVMPVAPLYGGVAHLVVSEASGINSVADLVGKRIALGNAGSGAALSAERYFKALDLFDKIKVEYLGYSQAAAAMADGQLDGFWVLAGFPNASVREAAAATKIKLIDIYTPGVEAGFFQQYPFYSQRVLTGGAYDGVPNDVMSFQDTALWVANADVPADIVYQALKAVYLEGGLDRLREAHPSAKEMGLAVGITGIANKLHPGAVKFWTEQGVQIPDNLK; encoded by the coding sequence GTGGTTTCGCGAATCGGTGTGCTATTCCTGGTAGTAGCATTGCTGCTAGTCAGTGCCTGTGGCTCCACGACGCCAACAACTGCTCCGACAGCAGCCCCTGCGGACGGTCAATCGGCTCCTGCCCCCGCCCCTGCACAGACTCTCCGTTACGCATTTGGTGGTGGACCGGTTGGTGGTGTGTTCCAGGTATATGCTGATGTCCTTTCCTTGATTATCAAAGAGAAAGTGCCCGGCGTCGACATTACGGCTGAGGGTACTGGTGGTTCGGCCGAGAATCTGCGCTCGGTCAATGCCGGTGACCGGCAGTTTGGGATTGTCTATTCAGGCGACGTAGCGTTGGGCGCATTGGGGCAGTTACCCGACGATCCAACAGTGTACGATAAGGTGATGCCGGTTGCACCCCTCTACGGTGGAGTGGCACATCTGGTGGTGAGTGAAGCGAGTGGCATTAACTCAGTTGCCGATCTGGTTGGGAAGCGGATCGCGCTGGGCAATGCTGGCTCAGGTGCGGCTCTCAGTGCCGAGCGTTACTTCAAAGCGCTAGATCTCTTCGATAAGATCAAGGTTGAGTACCTCGGTTATTCGCAGGCAGCCGCCGCAATGGCAGACGGTCAACTTGATGGTTTCTGGGTGTTGGCTGGCTTCCCGAACGCTTCGGTACGAGAAGCCGCTGCAGCGACGAAGATTAAGCTGATCGATATCTATACCCCCGGTGTGGAAGCTGGCTTCTTCCAGCAGTACCCATTCTATTCGCAGCGGGTGCTGACCGGTGGCGCTTATGATGGTGTGCCGAACGATGTGATGAGTTTCCAGGATACCGCACTCTGGGTTGCCAATGCTGATGTGCCAGCAGACATTGTGTATCAGGCACTAAAGGCGGTGTACCTTGAAGGTGGTCTGGATCGACTGCGCGAAGCGCATCCTTCAGCCAAAGAGATGGGCCTCGCGGTTGGCATCACCGGTATTGCCAATAAGTTGCATCCCGGTGCAGTTAAATTCTGGACTGAACAGGGTGTGCAGATTCCTGATAATCTAAAGTAG
- a CDS encoding helicase: protein MNDLIDILRKLASHTGRSPSPLIALQAFPASVGVRISHLAVDQALQEAWVRVIGTSFFQAQSIALAALRRRAPFAITGSGMLSRASLHLLMLDFLRNEPSATALLVVSDPAQALLHEREAMAMVEHCRPVITIAATGGDRRRLAPTARLVITTLPELHSHLLRFHDRAWRFFWQQLHLIAVADLHVYHGIAAGHLMMTLLRAARLTPHPLLLGGSLVPVAGAETALRLLSGREWRLSAAEDLPRSPTTLALWQSSGERQRDLATLTEAFLNAGASVHLLTTPFEVGILRPMFLQERISVGVQPLPAHVQIVTGADVGAATLQAALNSGAALVILLLGRGMAEPALQRLAVTDLTTWPLLRPPVWPTVTINPFVVALHLVCAASEQPLREDEIRQWQLEPIVDRLTAQGSLCRLPDTPPVWLPTTQSDPYIPLELYAAGMEPLKLLDAQGQQYGTVDPSLANRWAHPMAALPPLRGGLQVISLDEEQGTLQLTGQDGRRSLPLRRCQVQILEEWAQRELRRTGAGRGLKLSWGRVLVEEQTYAYREQIGRSPAQERTLPAPLTQQWRSPAVWVHLSRPLQVVGQQIGWSCAAAIALTTLARLEDCVPAYDPETQRLYFIDSQPNGNGLAEWLYDQIEAILPLAYDVALDQRSDPLFEVLARTDMDWLLAVLGGETDVAVAMPVVSSTSRPRPETTVRAVEPSAPIPTPPAQTSTPPEPPSEQPPSNKQPLELQPDRYYRSTRRNSRQLPPERQGSPAPPEPPSSTPSPEPLPDPEAILARLRQRRAHTPASSPDRLTRPPQVATGESRFQPGDRIICLPYGAGRVRASMMSEGREILLVEFDEHGELQIDPSINVVRRLALDNEEVSE from the coding sequence ATGAATGACCTGATCGACATTCTGCGCAAACTGGCTTCGCATACTGGCCGCTCGCCGTCGCCGCTTATCGCCTTGCAGGCATTTCCGGCTAGTGTTGGTGTGCGCATCAGCCATCTGGCGGTAGATCAGGCATTACAGGAAGCATGGGTGCGCGTTATCGGTACTTCTTTCTTCCAGGCCCAATCAATTGCTCTGGCTGCACTGCGCCGGAGAGCGCCGTTTGCGATTACAGGAAGTGGGATGCTGAGTCGCGCCAGTTTGCATCTCCTGATGCTCGATTTCTTACGCAATGAACCGTCGGCTACTGCATTACTCGTTGTCTCCGATCCTGCTCAGGCACTTCTCCACGAACGCGAAGCGATGGCAATGGTTGAACATTGTCGTCCGGTGATAACCATTGCTGCAACCGGTGGCGACCGACGGCGGCTGGCACCGACCGCACGGCTGGTCATTACTACGCTGCCCGAATTGCATAGCCATCTGCTACGCTTTCACGACCGCGCCTGGCGCTTCTTCTGGCAGCAATTACACTTGATCGCAGTCGCTGATCTCCATGTGTACCATGGGATCGCAGCCGGTCATCTGATGATGACCCTCTTACGAGCTGCCCGACTTACCCCTCACCCCCTATTGTTGGGTGGAAGTCTGGTACCGGTTGCAGGTGCAGAAACTGCCCTTCGGTTGCTCAGTGGCCGTGAATGGCGGCTGAGCGCAGCCGAGGATTTGCCACGTTCACCGACGACGCTAGCACTCTGGCAGAGCAGTGGCGAGCGCCAACGCGACCTTGCAACGTTGACCGAAGCGTTCCTCAATGCTGGCGCCAGCGTTCATCTGCTAACAACGCCATTTGAAGTCGGTATCCTGCGCCCGATGTTCTTGCAGGAGCGGATCAGTGTGGGGGTCCAACCATTACCGGCGCATGTTCAGATTGTAACCGGCGCTGATGTAGGAGCTGCAACCTTGCAGGCAGCACTGAATAGCGGCGCCGCTCTGGTGATTTTACTGCTGGGGCGTGGGATGGCGGAACCAGCTCTGCAGCGGCTGGCGGTGACCGATCTGACAACCTGGCCGCTCTTACGGCCACCGGTCTGGCCGACAGTAACGATCAATCCGTTTGTTGTCGCGCTACATCTGGTATGTGCAGCCAGCGAACAACCGCTACGCGAAGATGAAATTCGGCAGTGGCAACTCGAACCAATCGTAGACCGGCTCACCGCCCAAGGTTCCCTTTGTCGTCTGCCTGATACGCCACCCGTCTGGTTACCCACTACGCAGAGCGATCCGTACATTCCGCTCGAATTGTACGCAGCCGGGATGGAGCCGCTCAAGTTGCTCGATGCTCAGGGTCAGCAGTACGGAACGGTCGATCCATCACTTGCCAATCGTTGGGCACACCCAATGGCAGCTTTGCCACCATTACGTGGTGGGTTGCAAGTGATAAGTCTCGATGAGGAGCAGGGAACCCTGCAGTTGACCGGTCAAGATGGGAGGCGCAGTCTTCCCCTCCGTCGCTGTCAGGTGCAGATTCTTGAAGAGTGGGCGCAACGTGAATTGCGGCGCACCGGCGCCGGACGTGGGCTGAAACTGAGCTGGGGGCGAGTTTTGGTTGAAGAGCAGACCTATGCCTACCGTGAACAGATCGGGCGTAGTCCGGCGCAAGAGCGCACGCTACCGGCGCCACTAACGCAGCAGTGGCGCAGTCCGGCAGTGTGGGTGCATCTCTCTCGTCCGCTCCAGGTTGTCGGTCAACAGATTGGCTGGTCTTGTGCAGCGGCCATCGCATTAACGACGCTGGCGCGGTTGGAGGATTGTGTACCTGCTTACGATCCGGAAACGCAGCGTCTTTATTTCATTGATTCCCAACCGAATGGAAATGGGCTGGCTGAATGGTTGTACGATCAGATCGAAGCAATCTTACCTCTGGCTTACGATGTAGCACTTGATCAGCGCAGTGATCCATTATTTGAAGTCTTGGCACGTACCGATATGGATTGGTTACTGGCTGTCCTGGGAGGTGAAACTGATGTCGCAGTAGCGATGCCGGTGGTATCTTCGACCAGTAGACCACGACCTGAGACGACTGTGCGTGCGGTTGAGCCATCAGCGCCGATACCAACTCCACCAGCGCAAACATCTACCCCGCCCGAACCACCGTCTGAACAGCCACCATCGAACAAGCAACCATTGGAACTTCAGCCCGACCGCTATTATCGCTCTACCAGGCGAAATAGTCGTCAACTTCCACCTGAGCGTCAGGGATCCCCAGCCCCACCAGAGCCACCATCCTCTACCCCATCACCAGAACCTCTTCCTGACCCCGAAGCAATTCTGGCCCGTCTCCGGCAGCGGCGGGCGCATACTCCGGCGTCATCGCCAGACCGTCTGACACGGCCACCCCAGGTAGCAACTGGAGAATCTCGCTTTCAGCCGGGTGATCGCATCATCTGCCTCCCCTACGGCGCCGGTCGGGTGCGGGCGAGTATGATGAGTGAAGGTCGTGAAATCCTGTTGGTTGAGTTTGATGAGCATGGCGAACTCCAGATTGATCCCTCGATTAATGTCGTTCGTCGGTTAGCGTTGGATAATGAAGAAGTAAGTGAGTAA
- a CDS encoding BTAD domain-containing putative transcriptional regulator: MSHPVILYLPLLNHSDPAVRQHATTILLTHYGKRALTYLRRLLDDPALAEQARTALITIGEISGLSVELRPFRGVYVRCLGDFQVFIDSRQIKADEWGQSEGGRAGGRKVQGIFAYLVHCGAEGATRSEIAEAIWGGTASSSSFARTLTALRQLLQQLCGEELATNLLYTDRQRCALNPDLYQSDADILERTFDLATRTAHEQGIHVALSLYQYVLELYDGPYMEGVVGAQDWATERGAQLLSEVVIAGERLAAEAFARGDDQQCLQYCQRVLAHEPRAAAVVSWLLRAGQRLGLPTEMQRAYQRYLSATGINPRRRRDDAVVQLYRELTETPKMENGEAIG, translated from the coding sequence ATGTCTCATCCGGTCATTCTCTACTTGCCCTTGCTAAATCACAGCGATCCAGCGGTACGTCAACATGCGACGACAATTCTGCTTACCCATTACGGTAAACGTGCATTGACCTATCTGCGGCGCTTGCTCGATGATCCTGCACTAGCCGAACAGGCGCGGACAGCGTTGATCACAATCGGTGAAATTAGTGGTCTATCGGTTGAACTTCGTCCGTTTCGCGGCGTTTACGTGCGTTGCCTGGGCGACTTTCAGGTCTTTATCGACAGTCGGCAGATCAAGGCAGACGAATGGGGGCAGAGCGAGGGTGGTCGGGCCGGTGGCAGAAAGGTGCAAGGTATCTTTGCCTACCTGGTGCATTGTGGCGCCGAGGGAGCAACACGGAGCGAGATCGCCGAGGCGATTTGGGGAGGTACAGCCAGCTCGAGCAGTTTTGCCCGTACCCTCACCGCGTTGCGTCAACTTCTGCAACAGCTTTGCGGAGAGGAATTAGCAACGAATCTCCTCTACACCGACCGGCAACGTTGTGCGCTGAATCCCGATCTCTACCAGAGCGATGCCGACATCCTGGAGCGAACGTTCGATCTGGCAACCAGAACGGCTCACGAGCAGGGTATCCACGTTGCGCTTTCGTTGTACCAGTACGTGCTCGAACTGTACGATGGGCCGTACATGGAAGGTGTGGTCGGAGCGCAGGATTGGGCGACTGAACGTGGTGCACAGTTGCTCAGTGAAGTGGTCATTGCCGGGGAACGGTTAGCAGCAGAGGCGTTTGCCCGTGGTGACGATCAGCAGTGCTTACAGTATTGTCAGCGCGTCCTGGCGCATGAGCCGAGGGCAGCCGCAGTCGTAAGCTGGCTTTTGCGCGCCGGGCAACGTCTCGGATTGCCGACAGAGATGCAGCGGGCCTACCAGCGCTATCTCTCGGCCACCGGGATCAATCCGCGACGTAGACGGGATGATGCGGTCGTGCAGCTTTACCGCGAGCTAACCGAAACACCTAAGATGGAGAATGGTGAGGCGATCGGGTAG
- a CDS encoding VWA domain-containing protein, which translates to MSSNLLTHIVSFGYLLREMGIAVSPGQIVELIEAIEHVGLLQREDLRATMRCILVLRREDLPLFDVAFEFFWKKALGIDLEREMMQMLLPQVKIPRRQLRLPRRQPTADDADAAEGQEREEFDIQLTFSRDEALRTKDFAQFTWEEVQACKELIRRMEWRIQPRRTRRRRPDRAGRLLDMRRTLRQSWRFGGEPLELSWRDIRTEPRPLVLICDISGSMERYSRILLQFAHAISAGLGDVETFVFGTRLTRITRQLRHKDIDDAIDAVSKHVVDWSGGTRIGEAIKEFNFRWGRRVLGRGPVVLLISDGWDRGDPELLAREMDRLQRSCHRLIWLNPLLGTPGYEPLTVGMQAALPFVDDFLPVHNLVSLEQLGAKLASLGPQRPPRRQRMTITRGKQ; encoded by the coding sequence ATGAGTAGCAACTTGCTGACACATATCGTTAGTTTTGGTTACCTCCTGCGTGAAATGGGAATTGCGGTCAGTCCTGGTCAAATTGTCGAGCTGATCGAGGCTATTGAGCACGTTGGTCTGCTACAGCGGGAAGATTTGCGTGCTACAATGCGCTGTATCCTGGTGTTGCGTCGGGAAGACCTGCCGCTATTTGATGTTGCCTTTGAGTTTTTTTGGAAGAAGGCGCTCGGCATCGATCTCGAGCGCGAGATGATGCAGATGCTGCTCCCGCAGGTCAAAATCCCGCGTCGCCAGTTACGATTACCACGCCGACAGCCTACAGCGGACGATGCCGATGCGGCTGAGGGTCAGGAACGGGAAGAGTTCGATATCCAATTGACCTTCAGCCGTGATGAGGCGCTACGAACCAAAGACTTCGCTCAGTTTACCTGGGAAGAGGTACAGGCGTGTAAAGAATTGATTCGTCGCATGGAGTGGCGCATTCAACCTCGTCGTACCCGACGGCGACGGCCAGATCGTGCCGGTCGGCTGCTCGACATGCGCCGCACCCTGCGGCAAAGTTGGCGCTTCGGCGGTGAACCGCTAGAGTTGTCGTGGCGCGACATCCGCACCGAACCGCGACCATTAGTGCTGATTTGCGATATTTCCGGTAGCATGGAGCGTTACTCACGGATTTTGCTCCAGTTTGCCCACGCCATCTCAGCCGGTCTGGGTGATGTCGAAACATTTGTCTTTGGTACCCGTCTGACCCGCATTACCCGTCAGTTGCGACACAAAGATATTGACGACGCCATCGATGCCGTGAGTAAGCATGTCGTTGACTGGAGTGGTGGTACTCGCATCGGCGAGGCAATTAAAGAGTTTAACTTTCGCTGGGGGCGACGGGTGCTTGGGCGGGGTCCGGTTGTATTGCTGATTAGCGATGGTTGGGATCGCGGCGATCCAGAATTGCTGGCCCGCGAAATGGATCGCTTGCAGCGTTCGTGTCACCGCCTGATCTGGTTGAACCCGCTGCTGGGCACACCCGGCTATGAACCGTTGACGGTTGGGATGCAAGCAGCCCTCCCATTTGTTGATGATTTTCTACCGGTACATAATCTAGTAAGTCTGGAACAACTCGGCGCGAAGCTGGCTTCACTCGGCCCACAACGCCCGCCCCGGCGCCAGCGTATGACAATCACTCGAGGCAAACAATGA
- a CDS encoding DUF4838 domain-containing protein has product MKHILSANWVIELHSEHLTAQFAAQELRQAIQRMGGPTLPIVGQAHTQRISLRHGAAGDGFVRMADEHGLILIGEGPTGLLYAVYSLLEALGWCWVGPGVENEQFPHYAHIPLPEATVAEQPAFTRRGLVIGHDIFLSQAEAWIEWAARARLNTIFIHTIGDSGMPLGACRLRFWQQRRSQLWPLLKERGLQLEIGGHHLTDALATQRLRDQPDVFRFNGQRRVADGNPCPTNPTTQAIVRKWARSFFNAEPNAAVYHVWPVDRLHGGWCSCDRCATLSPADQLLLLVNGMAEELATVNSSARISFLAYHDTLFPPQQITPAANVEALVAPRMRSYASGIGDPEHPINQPLAACIAAIREAFPAGISAFEYYLDGILFKSALPPLGNTIAADLRAYAKWGFAGVYTLLTGDRPWLTPGPNPHSFASLAWNPQNDPAALRSRYVSVRAAGALAPLDRAYATLEQAWQQALDITPAELQRQQHGRRRDPVTHPPRDVLDGYNAPSPYCEQRLEILHTALDLLTNGENPLADTQHAVVYDRSTLSADMAEWTASVLLLRFFAARQEVAVMQARRASRERQSQALATARAVHAALLEWAVNHVPPDVSVGHRLFRTILALHLDQLEDQIASPWRKVQLRWQRMRELSGIFTRLWWQWLTS; this is encoded by the coding sequence ATGAAGCATATCCTTTCGGCAAACTGGGTCATCGAGCTACACAGCGAACATCTAACTGCTCAGTTCGCCGCCCAAGAATTACGTCAGGCAATACAGCGGATGGGTGGGCCTACCTTACCAATCGTCGGACAGGCCCATACACAGCGCATCAGTCTCCGCCATGGCGCGGCAGGTGATGGCTTTGTACGTATGGCCGACGAGCACGGTTTGATTCTGATCGGCGAAGGGCCAACTGGCTTGCTGTATGCAGTTTACAGCTTGTTAGAGGCATTGGGCTGGTGTTGGGTTGGACCTGGTGTCGAGAACGAACAGTTTCCACATTACGCACATATCCCGTTGCCTGAAGCAACCGTTGCCGAACAGCCGGCATTTACTCGTCGTGGTCTTGTTATCGGCCACGACATATTCTTATCCCAGGCTGAAGCATGGATTGAGTGGGCAGCACGGGCGCGTCTCAACACGATATTCATTCACACGATTGGCGACAGCGGAATGCCCCTAGGCGCCTGTCGGCTACGCTTTTGGCAGCAGCGACGGAGCCAGCTCTGGCCGTTGCTTAAGGAACGCGGATTACAACTTGAAATCGGTGGTCATCACCTGACCGATGCTCTCGCCACCCAACGTCTGCGAGACCAACCGGACGTGTTCCGGTTTAACGGTCAACGACGAGTAGCCGATGGTAATCCGTGTCCAACGAACCCAACGACCCAGGCGATAGTACGTAAATGGGCACGCAGTTTCTTCAACGCCGAACCAAATGCTGCCGTATACCACGTCTGGCCAGTTGATCGACTCCATGGTGGCTGGTGCTCCTGTGATCGCTGCGCAACATTAAGCCCTGCCGATCAACTATTACTACTAGTCAATGGAATGGCTGAAGAGCTAGCAACCGTCAACTCTTCAGCCCGTATCAGTTTTCTTGCCTACCACGATACGCTGTTCCCACCGCAACAGATCACACCAGCCGCCAATGTTGAAGCGCTTGTTGCACCACGTATGCGCTCGTATGCCAGTGGTATCGGTGATCCTGAACACCCGATTAATCAACCGCTAGCTGCATGCATTGCAGCCATTCGTGAGGCGTTTCCGGCAGGAATCAGCGCATTTGAATACTATCTCGATGGCATTCTGTTCAAATCGGCGCTGCCACCTTTGGGAAATACCATTGCTGCCGATCTTCGTGCATACGCTAAGTGGGGATTTGCTGGTGTCTATACCTTACTTACCGGCGACCGTCCCTGGCTGACGCCAGGACCAAACCCACACAGCTTCGCCTCTCTCGCCTGGAATCCGCAGAACGATCCGGCAGCATTACGCAGCCGATATGTGAGCGTTCGTGCCGCTGGTGCGCTGGCCCCTCTTGACAGAGCTTACGCGACGCTCGAACAAGCCTGGCAGCAGGCGCTCGACATTACCCCAGCCGAGCTACAGCGCCAACAGCACGGTCGCCGCCGCGATCCGGTGACCCATCCACCACGTGATGTGCTCGACGGCTATAACGCACCTTCACCGTACTGCGAGCAGCGGCTGGAAATCCTGCATACCGCGCTTGATCTGCTGACCAACGGTGAAAACCCGCTTGCCGATACGCAGCATGCTGTGGTTTATGACCGGTCAACGCTCAGCGCCGACATGGCTGAATGGACGGCTAGTGTATTGCTGTTGCGCTTCTTTGCCGCCCGCCAGGAGGTAGCTGTGATGCAGGCCCGTCGTGCATCGCGTGAACGCCAATCGCAAGCGCTGGCCACAGCTCGGGCAGTGCATGCGGCGCTGCTGGAATGGGCAGTCAATCACGTGCCGCCAGATGTATCGGTCGGGCATCGTTTATTTCGTACCATTCTGGCCCTGCACCTCGATCAGCTCGAAGACCAGATTGCGTCGCCTTGGCGAAAAGTGCAGCTCCGCTGGCAGCGTATGCGTGAACTCAGCGGGATATTTACCCGCTTGTGGTGGCAATGGCTGACGAGCTAA